Proteins encoded by one window of Streptomyces sp. NBC_01571:
- a CDS encoding MerR family transcriptional regulator: MGRAAEMLGTTQGFLRALGEARLITPLRSAGGHRRYSRYQLRIAARARELVDQGTPVEAACRIVILEDQLEDAQRINAEYRHRAGT, from the coding sequence ATGGGCCGGGCCGCCGAGATGCTCGGCACCACCCAGGGCTTCTTGCGTGCCCTCGGCGAAGCGCGGCTGATCACGCCACTGCGCTCCGCGGGCGGCCACCGCCGCTACTCCCGTTACCAGCTGCGAATCGCCGCCCGCGCCCGGGAACTTGTCGACCAGGGCACCCCGGTCGAGGCGGCCTGCCGCATCGTCATCCTCGAAGACCAGCTCGAAGACGCCCAGCGCATCAACGCCGAGTACCGGCACAGGGCCGGCACCTGA
- a CDS encoding VOC family protein yields MLRLTDFIIDCPDTMKLAAFYSEVMGLPVKEGSNENWAGIRFGEIELAFIQVEDYRAPQWPDSEHPKQFHLDFEVDDIEAEQRRVLALGATLQRDCAGPDGYGFRVYADPIGHPFCLCRNKGVLWTDQGPTWPKHD; encoded by the coding sequence ATGCTACGACTAACCGACTTCATCATCGATTGCCCGGACACGATGAAGCTGGCAGCCTTCTACTCCGAGGTAATGGGGCTCCCGGTCAAAGAGGGCAGTAACGAGAACTGGGCCGGTATCCGGTTCGGTGAGATCGAACTGGCCTTCATCCAGGTGGAGGACTACCGCGCCCCGCAGTGGCCGGACAGCGAGCACCCCAAGCAGTTCCACCTCGACTTCGAAGTCGACGACATCGAGGCCGAACAGCGCCGCGTCCTGGCCCTCGGCGCGACCCTGCAGCGGGACTGCGCCGGCCCCGACGGATACGGATTCCGCGTCTACGCCGACCCCATCGGCCACCCCTTCTGCCTCTGCCGCAACAAGGGCGTCCTCTGGACCGACCAGGGTCCCACCTGGCCCAAGCACGACTAG
- a CDS encoding cytochrome P450, which translates to MPSSSGTRTRTTVFAPRLAALLSNHLGQDVFRLEPDTIGVAGPEVTDRVLAARRATETERPTFKPLHGRSITRTEASAVTRTVANDVRQALAGPLPTDLDLSGPWPLTGHLFLRDLILGRDPYRLRMLMSRYLELTPKLTWSVIAVGAALPGWPQPGDIGLTGLAARAAQATGYQERRYAMGVYRRAAAPVCFTVSTLVANALWLGAPFDDASPNRNIILESLRLLPPSWNILRNASPEYPAIDDRIGTRDDVLVLPLLSHRDPALWDDPETFRPERWNDLDPDNTPGYLPFGHTSERCWGRHMVTPLAELLLDHVRQSGLTVDPKQTTGKVPLLGLLGVEDVHLTQAT; encoded by the coding sequence ATGCCGTCGTCATCCGGCACGCGCACGCGGACCACCGTGTTCGCCCCGCGGCTGGCCGCACTCCTCAGCAATCACCTCGGCCAGGACGTCTTCCGGCTGGAGCCGGACACCATCGGGGTCGCCGGCCCCGAGGTCACCGACCGCGTACTGGCCGCACGCCGGGCCACAGAGACAGAACGGCCGACCTTCAAGCCGCTCCACGGGCGTTCCATCACCCGCACCGAGGCATCTGCGGTGACCCGCACCGTCGCCAACGACGTACGCCAGGCTCTGGCCGGCCCGCTGCCCACGGATCTGGACCTGTCAGGCCCCTGGCCACTGACCGGACACCTTTTCCTGCGCGACCTCATCCTGGGCCGCGACCCCTACCGGCTACGCATGCTCATGAGCCGCTACCTGGAATTGACCCCCAAGCTCACCTGGTCGGTGATCGCCGTCGGCGCCGCGCTGCCCGGCTGGCCCCAGCCCGGCGACATCGGCCTCACCGGCCTAGCCGCCCGCGCGGCCCAAGCCACGGGCTACCAGGAACGCCGGTACGCCATGGGCGTGTACCGCAGAGCCGCAGCACCGGTGTGCTTCACCGTCTCCACCCTCGTCGCCAACGCCCTCTGGCTCGGCGCCCCGTTCGACGACGCATCCCCGAACCGGAACATCATCCTGGAATCCCTGCGTCTTCTGCCGCCCTCCTGGAACATCCTGCGCAACGCCTCACCCGAGTACCCCGCCATCGACGACCGCATCGGCACCCGCGACGACGTACTCGTCCTGCCGCTCCTGTCGCACCGCGACCCCGCCCTCTGGGACGACCCCGAAACCTTCCGCCCCGAACGCTGGAATGATCTGGACCCCGACAACACCCCCGGATACCTCCCCTTCGGCCACACCTCCGAACGCTGCTGGGGCCGACACATGGTCACCCCCCTCGCCGAACTCCTGCTCGACCACGTGCGCCAGAGCGGCCTCACCGTCGACCCGAAGCAGACCACCGGCAAAGTACCCCTCCTCGGCCTGCTAGGCGTCGAAGACGTACACCTGACACAAGCCACCTGA
- a CDS encoding PadR family transcriptional regulator, producing MVPDEASKGGSGKAESQLRKGVLEYCVLGLLRGGARYGVELLEVLGTVNVMTTSQGTIYPLLARLRRDGLVDTTWQESPSGPPRRYYVLTSQGEAALEEFTEIWPYFRDAVDRFISD from the coding sequence ATGGTACCTGATGAGGCAAGTAAGGGCGGCTCAGGGAAGGCGGAAAGTCAGCTCCGCAAAGGAGTGCTGGAGTACTGCGTCCTCGGGCTTCTGCGAGGTGGCGCGCGCTACGGAGTGGAGCTGCTGGAGGTGCTCGGCACGGTGAACGTGATGACCACCAGCCAGGGGACGATCTATCCCTTGCTGGCCCGGCTGCGCCGTGACGGCTTGGTGGACACCACCTGGCAGGAGTCCCCGAGCGGGCCGCCGCGCCGCTACTACGTGCTGACCTCTCAGGGAGAGGCGGCGCTGGAGGAGTTCACCGAGATCTGGCCGTACTTCCGCGACGCCGTGGACCGCTTCATCAGCGATTGA